In a genomic window of Polypterus senegalus isolate Bchr_013 chromosome 13, ASM1683550v1, whole genome shotgun sequence:
- the LOC120542766 gene encoding transcription factor Adf-1-like has translation MERFEERLVKEVRKYTHLYDTSSQYYKDNNMAASSWREISSSIGLDVLECMKKWKNVRDKYVRLRKKMCSKKSGDHGGQKLPAFYTFLSWLAPHVKHRETELNCIDKQDGDTGSSTSSSPLSQEDISQPQEQSFSFTPGRQSPPCIPLSRTATVEPSTSSSADNSSVFTSPAKKRSRDLEDCGLKQQMVELEKRRLELEKRLFEENDDLTRFALSMADMLRRLPEQDRPHAMFEIHKLLYEKQLRCSTAL, from the exons ATGGAGCGGTTCGAGGAGAGACTTGTCaaagaagttagaaaatatacacatttatatgatACATCATCACAATATTACAAAGACAATAATATGGCTGCCAGTTCGTGGCGCGAAATATCGTCTAGTATCGGTTTGGACGTCCTCGAATgtatgaaaaagtggaaaaatgtgagGGACAAATACGTTCGTCTGCGGAAAAAAATGTGCAGCAAGAAGAGCGGTGATCATGGAGGGCAAAAACTAcctgcattttatacttttctcTCCTGGTTGGCACCACATGTGAAGCATAGAGAGACTGAGTTAAACTGCATCGATAAACAG GACGGCGACACGGGAAGCAGCACTTCATCATCACCGCTTTCACAAGAAGACATATCCCAGCCCCAGGAGCAGAGTTTTTCCTTCACACCTGGCCGACAAAGCCCACCATGTATTCCCCTTTCTAGGACAGCCACCGTAGAACCGTCTACTTCAAGCAGTGCAGACAACAGTTCTGTGTTCACCAGCCCAGCTAAAAAGAGAAGTCGAGATTTGGAAGACTGTGGCTTAAAACAGCAAATGGTAGAGCTTGAAAAACGCAGGTTAGAACTCGAGAAGAGACTCTTTGAAGAAAATGATGATCTCACAAGGTTTGCCCTCTCAATGGCAGACATGCTGAGAAGGTTGCCAGAACAAGACAGGCCACATGCCATGTTTGAAATACACAAACTCCTGTACGAGAAGCAGCTGCGTTGCAGCACAGCATTGTAA
- the pdap1b gene encoding pdgfa associated protein 1b isoform X1, whose translation MPKGAKKGGHKGRMRTYTSPEEIDAQIKAEKEKSKVEDDEAERDEQAEPKSPHSGSEESDDEEYQQKRKGVEGLIDIENPNRVAQKSKKVSQLEVEGPRQLTRREREEIEKQKAKERYMKMHLAGKTEQAKADLARLAIIRKQREEAARKKEEERKAKEAAAAIPRGMQSLSLDK comes from the exons ATGCCTAAGGGAG CAAAGAAAGGGGGGCACAAAGGTCGCATGAGAACCTACACCAGTCCTGAAGAAATAGACGCccaaataaaagcagaaaaagaaaagagcaag GTGGAAGATGACGAAGCGGAAAGGGATGAGCAGGCTGAACCAAAAAGCCCTCACTCGGGCTCAGAAGAGAGTGATGATGAAGAATACCAG CAAAAGAGAAAGGGAGTTGAGGGGCTTATAGATATAGAAAACCCTAACAGAGTTGCACAGAAATCCAAGAAGGTATCCCAGCTAGAGGTAGAAGGACCCCGGCAGCTTACCAGAAGGGAAAG GGAAGAAATTGAAAAGCAGAAAGCTAAAGAACGGTACATGAAGATGCATTTAGCAGGTAAAACAGAACAAGCAAAAGCAGACCTTGCGCGACTAGCAATCATTCGTAAACAGAGGGAAGAAGCAGCACGGaagaaagaggaagagaggaaAG caaaGGAAGCTGCAGCAGCTATACCAAGGGGAATGCAGTCTTTGTCTCTTGATAAATAA
- the pdap1b gene encoding pdgfa associated protein 1b isoform X2 — translation MPKGAKKGGHKGRMRTYTSPEEIDAQIKAEKEKSKVEDDEAERDEQAEPKSPHSGSEESDDEEYQQKRKGVEGLIDIENPNRVAQKSKKVSQLEVEGPRQLTRREREEIEKQKAKERYMKMHLAGKTEQAKADLARLAIIRKQREEAARKKEEERKACASTVPCDWTV, via the exons ATGCCTAAGGGAG CAAAGAAAGGGGGGCACAAAGGTCGCATGAGAACCTACACCAGTCCTGAAGAAATAGACGCccaaataaaagcagaaaaagaaaagagcaag GTGGAAGATGACGAAGCGGAAAGGGATGAGCAGGCTGAACCAAAAAGCCCTCACTCGGGCTCAGAAGAGAGTGATGATGAAGAATACCAG CAAAAGAGAAAGGGAGTTGAGGGGCTTATAGATATAGAAAACCCTAACAGAGTTGCACAGAAATCCAAGAAGGTATCCCAGCTAGAGGTAGAAGGACCCCGGCAGCTTACCAGAAGGGAAAG GGAAGAAATTGAAAAGCAGAAAGCTAAAGAACGGTACATGAAGATGCATTTAGCAGGTAAAACAGAACAAGCAAAAGCAGACCTTGCGCGACTAGCAATCATTCGTAAACAGAGGGAAGAAGCAGCACGGaagaaagaggaagagaggaaAG CATGTGCCTCAACAGTTCCATGTGACTGGACAGTATAG
- the bud31 gene encoding protein BUD31 homolog produces MPKVKRSRKPPPDGWELIEPTLDELDQKMREAETEPHEGKRKVESLWPIFRLHHQRSRYIFDLFYKRKAISRELYEYCIKEGYADKNLIAKWKKQGYENLCCLRCIQTRDTNFGTNCICRVPKSKLEVGRIIECTHCGCRGCSG; encoded by the exons ATGCCTAAAGTGAAAAGAAGCAGAAAACCGCCTCCAGACGGTTGGGAGCTCATCGAGCCTACCTTAGACGAACTCGACCAAAAAATGAGGGAGG ctgAAACAGAACCACACGAAGGTAAGAGAAAGGTGGAGTCCCTGTGGCCCATCTTCAGGCTGCATCATCAGAGAAGCAGATACATCTTTGACCTCTTCTACAAAAGGAAAGCAATCAGCAGAG AGCTCTATGAATACTGTATCAAAGAAggatatgctgataaaaacctgaTTGCCAAATGGAAAAAGCAGGGCTATGAAAATTTGTGTTGTCTACGCTGCATTCAAACTCGAGACACAAATTTTGGAACTAACTGCATATGTCGAGTTCCTAAGAGCAAACTTGAAGTG GGAAGGATTATTGAGTGCACTCACTGTGGATGCAGAGGATGTTCTGGATGA